GTAAAAAATGACAAAGAAATTCCAGATCAATCCAACTACAGCTTGATCAAACCCAATCAGCTTTTACTTCTATTGACAAGCGAGAGGGAGTGAGGGATGTTGGTCAAAACATGTTCAAGAAAGGGTGAGCTTCGTGTGTTACAGAGAGATGTCCCTGGTTGAAACTTACAACTTGTTATGGGGGACCTATTGTAAATGGTAATGGCTGGTGATATCGAGTCTTCAAGCTCGGAGCTTACTGTGGTCTTCGACTTTAAGTTTCTCACTTTATCTGAGATAGAAGGGTATTGGGTTCTTCTGCCATAGTTAGAAATTTGTCAATGTCCTAGATTTACATTTTCTTTAGGCTTCTTAGACTGGTATGGGTTTGAAGATTGTTGTATCCCTCTGGACATTTTTAGCTTCACACCTTTCCTTTCTTCAGTTCAGAAGTAGTATATAGTGTTCTCTCATTTATTTAGTTACAAACTTCAGAAGAGGGTTGCATGGTGTTTCCTCTGTAACTATTGATGTATACTTATTGTAGTACTCATCATTATCTTGTTGCATCGCTTTTTTGTGGTGGTGGCAGGGCAGTGGTTATTAACCACTTTCTTCAGTCTGACTCTAGTATATGGTGTTTTTACGCTCATTTCATTAAAACATAAATAGGTGGCTGGATGGTAAGGCCTTCTGTAACTTTGATCTGTACTTATTGTAGTACTCATATTATCTTGTTACATCCCCCTTTTTGGGGCAGGAGCAGAGGGGTTTTATTAACCTCCAGACAAATGCCTGTGAAGCTTCGAAACTGGGTCTTTCAGCATTACAGTTGAGGCGCTGACATGTGTTTGGGCTTTCCGTCTTGATGAACTACTTTACAATTCAAGTTTGTTTGTTATGTTATAATTCTTTTCTGTTGAGAAGAATTTGATGTGCTTTGATTTTTATGTACAAGCACATCGTGGTTTGTGAAAACAGATCAGATGCTACCATTTTGATCAATAATTGAAGCTTAAAAATGtcttttcacctttttgaatgtatttgagTGCCTGTGGGATCCTTTTAAGTAGAAAGGGTTTCTGACATGATAGGTTTCTGCAGATATCAGGTAAACCTGCAGTGGCAAAGAAAGCTCTGTATGAAGTGGCAACTTTGTTGCATCAAAATCCTCGCAAGGACAAACTTCCTTTAAGTTTTCCTGCTTATGGTACTCAAGGTTTTCACCCCTCTGGTCCTCCCTTGGCAAATATGCCGCCTCCAGGAAATTTGACTTGGTCCCAGCGTAACCATGATGACCGTGGTATGCCTATGCCATGGCCAGAAAGATATGGAAATCTGCCTTCTGGCATTAGAAGTGATTTTGATGCTTTTCCTCCTGTCGGTGGTGAAGAAGCTCCGTCGGAGTTTTCAATAAAAATTTTGTGCTCAGCTGCAAAGATTGGTGGAGTAATTGGTAAAGGAGGCTTCAATGTGAAACAATTACAGCAAGAGACAGGAGCTAGTATTCAAGTTGAGAATGTTTCCCCAGAATCAGACGAGAGAGTAATTCGTGTCTCCTCCTTTGAGGTTAGTAGATATATACTTCTGTTAATAATAGTAGCATACTGGGGTGATTGCTGAAGTCCATGTGTTTCAGGTTCTTTTGAATCCAAGATCACAAACTATTGATGCgattcttcatcttcaaaataaAACTAGTGAGTGTAATGAAAAAGGAGTTATCACTACACGACTTCTAGTTCCATCGAGTAAGGTTGGCTGCATTCTTGGGCAAGGAGGTCATGTTATCAATGAGATGAGAAGGAGAACTCTTGCAGATATACGTGTATTTTCCAAGGAAGACAAGCCCAAGTGTGCGTCTGATGATGAAGAACTTGTGCAGGTAAAGAATTGGAGCTTGCCCTTTTGGGATGATATACAATTCCGTGCACTTAATTTAATCTGGTCATTTGATCGGTTTGGACTTTTTTGAGCTTAGATAACAATTTTTCATTATTCAAGCTTATATGTGCCTCTGATAATTCAGATATCAGGGAAttttggtgttgctaaagaTGCCCTAGCCGAGATTGCATCAAGACTCCGAACAAGATGCCTTCGAGATGCAAATCCTAAAGGTGAACCTGCTCCTTCCAGATCAGTCTCCGGGTATGTTCCTTCAGGGAACTTACCAGGTAGAGACCCGCTCCTATCTGGTGGCATAAGAGCTGGCAGCTCGGGTAGATATGAATTTTTTAAGGTAGGGCTGTGATGTCTTTGCCCTGTCAAAGAATATGTTAGAATTTCTTTCCCAACTTATTTGATACAGTTTGGCTAGCATTTCTCCGTGGAATACTGAATACTCAGGCGATTACTGCTTAGCTTTTGTGTTGAGCATGCTGTTTCATTTATTGCTTTCTTAGTTCCTTGTTATTTGGCATGTGTAGTAATTTCTTTGTTATGCTATCCATCCCTATCACACTTAAACAATATAATACGCCCTTGTATTGCATACCAAGTTGGGTCATATTCGTTGTTCATAAATGTTTTGATTGTGTTTATGGCTCTGGCACGTCCTTTATTTGTTTGGGAAACTGTATTGTAGTAAGATGTTTCCTCATGAAATAAGTCCCTTGTTCTTAAATCATGATGATATTCTATTGAGTTGGGCCTTACATGTTGCTCATGAGTTGTACGCTTTGCTTGAAGGGCCGTCCTCATGAATATGAATCTCCACGGTATCCAGTCCCTCCAAGTGCTATGGGGTATTTCTGCTTCTTCGTTGTTTTTGATcctattttattaatttaatcTGAATATAAAGCACTATTCTTTTAATACTTCAGATACAGTGATGCGAAGATCCATAACAATACTGTTGGTTCAATGATGGGACCTGGCAGGAGCAGTGTTGGTGAGGTGAGATTTCTCCTATAGATATATTGAAGGAATAGAGTTCTGTTCAGTAGGTGTGGTTTAACTTTAGCTTTTTGGCCTCTGGTTGAAGTGCAACTAAAATTAGATTGCAAGCTCTTTGCTTACAAATACATCATCACCATGTTGGGTTTACATCTCAGGTCCTAAGGGAGTTTTCCTGAATCTGGTTACCTTATTTTTCTTgtagttttcctttcgtaatgCTTTACAAGTTCTTAGAAGAGTGGTTATTGTGCTCTGATGTAACGTTTTTATTGCTGTGAAAACAAATGTGTTTTGCTCAATTGGATCACATTATTATTACTTTAAGCTCTGTATTGATTGAGAAATGTGTTCTGTGGACAAAAAGAAGGATAATTTGGTAGATGTACTGATATGAGTATACATGCACTATTGCGAGAAACTATCTAGAGCAAATGACACATATTGTCACTAAACTATTTAGAATTCTCTATTTTTGTCGCTAAACTATTTAGAATTCTCTACATTATGTGAGTAACTAAATTTTTTATTCAGTTAAAACGGCCATTCAACTAATTAAAGCATACATTTTGTGACCAAAAGTTGTAAATTTTCATTAGTTGAGTAGCTAGAGGTGCAAGTCATTACTAGTTGAGTGACAGAAgatatccttttttttattactcAAATGATTATTTTGGCTAAATAAAAGGTTTAGTGACCAAAACAAAGAATGCCTAATAGACAAGTGACTGTTTTTGTCATTTTCTCTATTTTCTACTGTGGCTTGATCTGGAGATTGAGGTTCAATATTGACCACCGAAGAGGACGGATGGATTCCATTTTCATGCTTGCTTACTGCTCTTTCCAGGCAGGATGTCATTTATACCAAGATCATGGCTTTCCAATGTGAATAATAGGCGTTACCACACTATGGTTTCTTCCATGACTGGGCATTTCATGTTGCCTTTCTGTTGGTGACAACTTTGTCCTTTAAAAGGACTAAACGGTTATCCACTGTTTCATGCTGATAGAATACGAATCATTGTGACCTATCATATTTTCTTTAGACATTTCATTATGCTTGTAATGTTAATTCTGACCTGAGGTTTTTGTCTGTTGAAGTGGGTTTACTGCCAATAAATTTGAGTTTCAACTGTGGGATTGGCTGCTAAACTGCTTTATTCAATCCCAGATTGCTGTCACGAGGTTGAAGCTTCAGGACTCTCTGTCTGGTCCTGGCCGTCTTGGCGACTTTTGGCGTTCTTCTGATCACTTAAATGCCGCACAAAGTGTGGTTCAGGCTTTTGGTTCGCCGGCTGGAAAGAGCAACAATTTTCAACGGGATCCTTATCAAAGTTATAGTGCACAACAGGGTATCTACCATGGCACTAATGCTTCACATAATTCGTACCAAAATCTCAACGCTCAGCAGGCTCCATATCAAAACATAAATATGCAGCAGGCCCCGTACCAGAACATTGGTGCACAAGGTTCTTACCAGTACTAATGTGAGATTTAAGCATTTTTTGTATCATAGGCTCGTTTCCTTTTGATAATTTTCTATTGTTGCTGGCTAACCAGTGCACATGGCTATAGATTTAGATTAGCATTGACATAGTGACATGAATTTCTTGTTCTTATCTGCCATACTGCTGTATTTTGGGACTATGAATTATACAGTCTCTTCTGATGTTGGGCATCAACTTCTTCGCCTCATCATATAATCTAGGACATTTTGTAGAACATcagttgcatttttttttccttttacatAGGTAGGAGTCGTGGTTCTGAACTCTTTACTTCTGGCCAAAGGCATCCGTCTGTTTACCAGCTATGGGAACGTGCCAGTTTTATTTTGGCTTACATGCGTCAATGCTGTATTGATTTGTGGCGTTCTAGACCATTTCCGGTGTTGTGCCCTTTTATTTTTGCTAGCACGGAGGCTACATGCCATACTGGCAACAGTGAACTAGCAAATTAAAGGTTTCTGTAACAGTATTTGAAACCAGAATACTGGCAGAATTGTAGTTATTCATTGGAAAAACTTACTTTGCTTGTATTGTATTGTTGTAGACTTTTGTTCGAAAGCTAATGCTGTTTATTAACAAAATCTAGTTGTGGATGTGGATGTGTGGATTGATGTCATTTATGTCTGGGCTGGTTTTCATTTGCTTTAACGACTTGTGCTTGATTGTGCTGCTGATTAGATGTGGTTAAATCCaatataaataaaattattaatatttggAAGTAAATTTAGGAATAAGGTAAATATAGCCAAGCATGTCCCCATCATCTTGCTATTAAATAATTTTGTTCCCGTAAAATTTGGACATTTAAGCATCTTGTGGTTCGAGTCAAAGTGTGTATTAATTAAACTGGATCTACTACACAGAAACAGAATGGCAGGCACagagtgaataataattaaTGCATGAGAGTCCCTCAAATCTTTGCAAATTACTCAACTAAACTTGATAACATCTCAAGTACTTTTTAAAGTCAGTTATGTGAAGAAACTTAAAATGGGCTAAGTTAATCATGCGGAAAAATTAGTTAGATATGTTATTGGACATTTTTCATTGAGGTCTGCTACAGAAGTGTGAAGTTTAACAGCCCAATTTCTCCATCTCGGTGGTTGCTGGAGATGGTTTACTTCAATATGGTTCTTGTGGACCTCTCGTAGGTCGTAGCCCATATCACATGAGAAGCCCCGAAACCGAGATTGCATCAATATAAGCTTGCGCAACTTTTAGCCCACTGATTTCTAATATCGTGCAAAAAGATTCTAAAGTGAGGTTTTGGTTACGAGTCTAGCTGTGCTTCGGGGCTTCCTAGTTCCTATAAGAggcaaaaaattttaattacaatATGGCGTGGGTGCACTTTGGATATTTAATCCCTCTTCCacgaattttttttattagtatGAAATGTCTATTTTGTTCCttaattaaaattatataaaatataaatttatatttcttaAATTCAATTAGGCTCGATTGATCTCGAATTAAGTTCGTTTGGGTTCGATGAGCACGAACTCGATTTCAAGCTCAAGTAATGTAAAACAAAATCGAATTTGAATTCGATTTCAACTTTCAAGAGTTCGATGAGTTCAAAGCCTCGAACTCGAGATCCGGTCCAAATTTTTTAATTCGAGTTCAGGTTGAGTTCGAGTCCAAATTTATTCAATTTGAGTCAAGCTCGAACAGTGACTCGACTCGGTTGCATGCCTGTCCGCAATGgcatttcttttttcagccAAATTGTCCTATTGAAATTTATCCAccttcttgtttgtttggatgtTTAGTCTCCTCATGTGGGAATGTGGATGCGCATCAATTTGGATTTGTCTAAGTAGGAGAAATGGATGCCAGATTGTAATCGAATCATATATTCTTTGACATGACATGCTTTTAGAAACCACCATAGTTGACCTCAACGCTTGATCGTCTGCATGGTACAAAAGTACGGCAATCAAAGTTCTAAGCTACCGTAAATGCAAGTCTCCATCATATTATTTGTGCTCCGCAAAAATGCAACCTTTCCGTCCACATTATTCCGCCTTTATCTATGGGTTCAGATTTAGGTAGAACATGTTTTCAAAAACTCAATGGTTCAAACTGTGCTACATATTAAGTGACATGACACAATTTGAACCATCAAATCTTTGAAAATCAGAACTATTCAAGTCCAGACCTTTCCTACGAGAATCATATGGTGAGTGTCACCTTTAAGGATAAGTTGTAGTAGAATTTTCTCCGAAGTAGGATACACACTTGCGAGCCTAAGATCCAAATTTACATCATTGCACATATCACTGTAATTTATAAAATGTGCTAGTTGGACtactatttatttgatttattgcgagaaaattttgataagtcAAATTCCGATACTTACATTTCATGAATTTAGACCAgttatttctcttttctttttcctattttcattcaaaaggggaaaaaaatcaaGTCTACAGTGAGTTGAACTTAATTATACGCAATTACCAGTACATTATATTGAAAGCTATGAATTTTGGTTGAAGAAACCTATTATTTGGAGTAATACCAAGTGTGTTTGGTtaaagtattatttgaaatattatttggaataatcactgtaatattttttgtgatgtgatgtatgtgaaataaaaagataattgagaatataaaaaggtagaCCGAGAAATGTGTTTACGATTTAATTGAAATATTACGTGAAATAATTCAGCAATCCTAGCATTTTCTGCTTTTACTTGGACACGATTCAAATTTTCTGAGTCAAATCGATCCAATGATCCCCGGTTCAAAAAGCTTGGGTAAATGTCCGAAATTTCATGATTGCAGTGGAGTTTCTATTGAGATCGTCATTTTCTCGTGTGCTGGAGGAAGCTAGCTAGTGCTTCTCCAACTTGGCCACTCTCTGAACATATTGTGGTGTTAGATCAAAATGGTATCTGCTCTGATGCTTCTCATCTCCAATCCAAGCCCACTTAGTCTCATCTTCACTGCATGCCCACGCCACTAGAAGATCCATTCGACTGTTCTATCATCTCAATTCACACTTGTCACTTCACTGGGTGTTGGTTTTATTTTTGCGTCAAGAACGGTGGCGTACGTGCTCTATTTAGTCACCACTTGCGTTTTAGTCTGGATTGAATTTGTTGGTCGGACAGCGTTGATTTGGCTTTCATGTTTAGCTAGCCCAGTGAGTAGAAACTGCATCTTGCCGCTCATGAATTCTTCTTCAGATCAGAAGCAAATGCTTTCTGCAGCTCCAAACCATGGTAGGGTGGAAATGTGCAATCCATCTTCTATTCAGCTTCTTATCCCATTACTTGTCCCACTTATTATTATACTGTCTTTTATCCTTTATAGACATTacatttcaattcttttttaGTTCCTTAACTTCCAATAGCAACCGACtggataaaaagaaaaattggctGAAAAACAGTATCCTATAGAAAAACAAGAAGTACAACAAAAAATTCATCGAAGTCCTATTTTTCTgtgatattttattttatttttaggcTGTTGAAtctttatgttttaacccatcAGCAGTTATTTtggaatttaaagaaataaaaaagaatttaatGTGAATGTTTATGAATAAGAAatgataatataataaaaaatgaaatagaaagTGGGATAGATAAAGGATTCATTGCGATGAAATTATGTTGTTACCAAGTCACGCACGTGCTAACTAAGGTAGACTTTTGGGCTCAATGGAGGGATGGCAGGGGAATTGCAAGTATGTaaaagcttttcttttttttttttg
This sequence is a window from Coffea eugenioides isolate CCC68of chromosome 7, Ceug_1.0, whole genome shotgun sequence. Protein-coding genes within it:
- the LOC113778174 gene encoding KH domain-containing protein HEN4-like, giving the protein MDGNRNNFLKQRPSAHFKKKAGPKKGKWHNSGHEESSEDSLSSDTVYRILCQSRKIGSVIGKGGGIIKALREETQAKITVADAVPGSDERVILIVSPSAKLARRQNADKDVDDQDTDSKEHLMEPHCAAQAALLKVHDRIVEEDLGGADNDDKNEIVVTARLLVPNNVVGCLLGKKGDVIQRLRGETGASIRVLPADHLPSCAMNTDELVQISGKPAVAKKALYEVATLLHQNPRKDKLPLSFPAYGTQGFHPSGPPLANMPPPGNLTWSQRNHDDRGMPMPWPERYGNLPSGIRSDFDAFPPVGGEEAPSEFSIKILCSAAKIGGVIGKGGFNVKQLQQETGASIQVENVSPESDERVIRVSSFEVLLNPRSQTIDAILHLQNKTSECNEKGVITTRLLVPSSKVGCILGQGGHVINEMRRRTLADIRVFSKEDKPKCASDDEELVQISGNFGVAKDALAEIASRLRTRCLRDANPKGEPAPSRSVSGYVPSGNLPGRDPLLSGGIRAGSSGRYEFFKGRPHEYESPRYPVPPSAMGYSDAKIHNNTVGSMMGPGRSSVGEIAVTRLKLQDSLSGPGRLGDFWRSSDHLNAAQSVVQAFGSPAGKSNNFQRDPYQSYSAQQGIYHGTNASHNSYQNLNAQQAPYQNINMQQAPYQNIGAQGSYQY